The DNA sequence ATTTTATCTACATAATTTGTTTCCTATATTATATTGCAAATTTTACCAATTAAAATCTTTctgttacaataaaatttacaaagtttTATAGTGGTATGTATTGATAACCTTCAATACTTGATAGCTCtgtgaagaaaatgaaatggtTATTTGCTCAAACCTGATGGAAGGCtgtatcaattattaaataattgccaCGAAAATACGTACtgcattgaaaaatgaatgctGTCACTTTGGAATACGCTATAATATCACGATAACCCAATGAAACGGAACGCCGACAGTATCGATGGAACATATGTACTTACATATGTTTGCATGTATGCATTTGTTTCTGTCATTCATAATTAGGATTTTTCACATATCCGAAACgagtttaaaataacattcacTTTCATCTTCGTAAATGTTAATACTCAACGACGATTCAcagaattatgtaaaaaattgtttcagcCTAATATACggtttttatataaactagaAAATCGCATCGCTGATTGGAGACTGGACTACTGACGAGCTATTCCAagtttacatattaatatggacatgatataattgatttttcacttcaaattttattttaaggatGTGTCAATTGAAACGCACTGATACAGTTTCGCTAAATAATACGTACTTGAATTTCACAAATACGTTGATTCGATCAATTCAGGACCGTCTCTAGAGTGCATAGTGCCCTTAGGGCactgtttttatattattaatttgacatgtatttatttatatatatatgtaaatacatagTTTCGTGGTCGTCTACTGTTAATCAGCGACTTATAAATCGAAAAGCATTGCTGTAAAATGATATGCAAAATGTTAGAATGGAGAGAGCTTTCtgttatgtatgtatgttatgTATTTTAGGTTATCAATATGACTGCCGTCAGGATCTGACCTCTGTTGATGAAATAagcaaattatttcttcgattatgagctttggaaaattttaagtCTCAAGGCCACTCAAGGCTCAAAAAATGCTTCAAGGCCTTTATGTCAATTCATTTAAAGCTGCTTCAAGCTGCGTGCAAGCTGCAAACTTCAAGTTATAGGGATAAATATCCTCAAGCTTGGATAATTATCTCTCTCAACTTTGACTTAttttaacgttaatatttgtatgtctaattaaataatatcgaacttatcaacaataaattaataaattttacatgaaTATAAACCGAAACTCAATGTTTTGAGGTTAGGTTGCTTTGtaattatatagaattttaaatcagCCAATCAgagttgaaaattattatcatgCTCCCCTGACTGTACACTTAGTTTTGTACATAATTATGATTTTGCGAAAATGCACTATTGTCTTagataaagtaaattaataatacaatcgAAAACATCATTTTTGCCTTCAGAGttaattttcgaaagataTCTTTAAGCTTGTAATGGATGTTGAATATAACCTCGTAAGAGAAATAGATTGTAAACAAGGGGCTGTAAGAGCAGTACGATTTAGTGGTGTGTATATTTACTTCAAATTAGTtcttttcatacaattttagCTTTCTATTAACCTATAATATccatttgtataatttttcagttGATGGTACTTATTGTTTAACCTGTGGCTctgatagaaaattaaaattatggaATCCGCACAGAGGTGttgctttaaaaatttatggagGACACGGAGACGAAGTAATGGATGCTTGTGCATCCTGTGATAGTAGTCAACTTGTGTCTTGCGGATTAGATAAGTCAGTCATTCTTTGGGATGTGGCAACTGGAACTCCAGTTCGTCGTTTAAGAGGTCATGCAGGTCCTGTTAATGCTGTAAGGTATATCtcaaacaatttaatgtatacatatacacattaatataaataaaatcaaaatttgtttcaatgaCAGATTTAACGAGGAGTCTTCTATGGTTGTCTCTGGATCCCGAGATAATTCAGTCATGTGCTGGGATGTGCGTTCTAAGGTACAGGATCCTGTACAATGCTTAGGCGAGGCTAAAGATTCTATTTCAAGCATCAGAGTATCAGATCACGAAATTTTAACAGCTTCATTCGATGGTAAAATACGTAGATACGATATTCGCGTTGGTGAAATGTATGGAGACTACATGGGTGGTTAGTAAATaatgcaatataaaaatatgttctaACCGCAGATCATAATTGATTGTAATGCAATTGTTATAGATGCTGTGACATGTGCCAGTTTTACAAGAGATGGCCAGTGCATAGTGGTTAGTTGTGCGGATGCTGTAATTAGATTAATGGACAAAGATTCTGGAGAGTTACTGGGAGAGTTCACTGGACACGAGGCAAATAATTTGTGTCTAGAATCAAGTGTAGATATCCAAGACACTCACATTCTCTCCGGATCGGCAGATGGAAAATTATGGATATGGGATCTAGTTTCTCAAAAAGTCGTTGCAAAACTTTCAGGATTTAAACCAACGAAACATCCCGTCGTGTCGTTGAGTGTTCATCCACAAGTAAACTGTTTTCTAGCTTCTAATGGATCAAGCATATTAATGTGGAGTGCTGCATCTTTGGTACAAGAATAATTCTTTAGGACCAAGAGTTGTAATCGTAATTCTCgcatgtttaaaataataccacGTTATCATAAATACCATGctgtattacaataaaattgctcgattatttctttccttgAACAAGCACGTTCAATGAAAATCATACTTCAAACGCCcattgtaaaatatgaaacaaactAATACTTAGAaggcaaaatatattttacgaataGAGAAAACgtagaagaagacgaagagcTACTCtttttctgtgaaaatttggaaacgttATCATCATCGCGGTACCATTTCACCTGCGTTTAAAAGGGGTGGAATATGGGTTAGGTTAAGCTGGGTCACGGTATACAGTTAAAGAAACAGGCTACGAGTACGCACGTAGCGTAACTTTAGCAAGGGAAGAAggtagaaagagagagaagggaagaaaggaaaggaagaagGAGCACCTGCGCGCGCAGGTGGCGCGATATCGGTGCGTCAGAATCAGTGGTCGCCCCGTCTCGCCCGGGAgagggaaagaaaaagagagaaggaGGTACGTTTCCGTACAGAGGAGAGAAACAGAGCGGCTGCGCAGGAGGAAGAAAGGACGACGTGTACGGATAACGCGCGAGAAGGATGGAAGAACAGAGGGAGTAAGAGATATACAGCGAGTGACACGAAGGACCGAAGGTGCTCGCACACGGGGCGGGCCTGCCAGTCTCAACCACTTCGTGGAGTGCACTTTTTATTCTGTACTCGAGCACGCAGCCACTCTCAATTGTCGGCTGTTTGCACGTACACGATTGAAGATCTGTGACTCGGCCGATGCAGAATAGAGAAACCGCGTGGTCTCGCTAGAACATTAATGGTAATCGGTCAGTACGTCGCGAGCGAggattgttgttgttgttgttgttgatcGATCCCCCCGGCTCGCCGGTTGTCAAAGTCACCGGATACACGGAGAAAATCGCGATCGTATCGGTTACGAACGGACGACGAATATCGAAAATCACTGGGACGGTGTGTAGTGGTGGAAACAGTGGTGGTGGAAGATACGAAGCAGACGGGTGTGCGACGAAAGAGGGTTGTTATGGGGCGAAGCTGTCGTCTGCTGGTACTTTCGCTGCTGCATTCGCTGGCTATATTCGGCTACCTCGCGGCGGCTGATCATTTCTCCACCGACAGTAAGTTTCCGTTATTATGTCGAATATATCGAAGCGAActgaatggaaaaagaaagtaGGAAATAGACCGGGGAACGTTTGTTGTCGATAATCAGTACGacctaaaaatgttgttaaGCGTAGAAATATGTGCGAGATGTGTCGCGCGCCGGTGTCGCTTACATAACGGACGTCTTTCGCGTGCATTTTTCACGAGACCCTACGAATCGGTCGACGTAGGACGCGGGAAAGGAGGACAGTAACcgatataaaagaatatctgACGTATGAGCTCGATATCTAAGATCTGTACAAGGGGGATGCTGGTGGAGCGTTGAGGCTGAAAATGGGGGAAGACCGCGATAGATGGAAGCACGTGAAGATCTCGCTATGCTTTCCCATTCGGTGCCCGGGGTGTTCTCGAAAACCCCGTGGAAAGCATAAAAGTGTTCGGCATTTATAATTGAAGTTTCGAGTTTACCTTATGCTTTCTAAGAACGCAACGAACCGAGCAATACGGGAATCTGCttatttactttctttctGTGTTCATATTAAAACGGGCGGGGGGTGGGGGTGATTTGCGATGCTAATTTCATAATAGAACGCTTTTCTGTCTTCCTTTAAAAAGAACACTTCTCGTAAACAAATTCATCTAGCGCGCAGTTAAAGGTTAAATACGTAGATTGTTATTTGCTATGaattacatttgtttttaatgtttaaatagTATCTAGcttttcctttcaattttaaaaaaataattaataaaaggaaagtgATGCGTGCTAACGCTTTACCNNNNNNNNNNataattaaatttagtaatacttttaattttcatagcATTAGTACTATTCAGTATTAATTTGATCTATTGGGATCGTTTTCAGATTGACTGGTCGGTAAAGtggtataatataatataaaaatggtaTAAGTACATTATTTCGGCAAATAGATCAATTAATTTAGCGAACAATGCATCTTTGTTCGTTATTCTGTAGTATTGTGTAGTTATTCTCGAATAATTTACCGATCAGATATAGTCAAGTATTTtgtatgttaatattattaacgatgaagtcaattgatttttgtttttaaatgaattcgaacgaaattaaatgttcttttttgtttgctattattcaattaaatcgaATTCCAATTATAAaggttattaataatatactgCAAAATAcggtgcaaaaaaaaaagctgaaTGAAGTTATTGATTatagacattttattttatagccTGATCAGTGACCATGCGTTTCCATTGACCTTCGGTTGGCTTTATCATTTAACTTAGACGGggtgaatattatttctccTTTTTAATGAACATCACTCTGTTTTGTTGCAAATTGAGATTAAGACAGAAAATTAAgagggaaattatttttattattgtacatattttaccGATCAGTCAATCTGAAAACGATCCTAATAGATCAAATACCGATCAAATAGATTAATACCGAACAGTACTAATGTTatggaaattaaaagtattattaaacttaattattaataatggtAATAATGGTATTATACGATTTTAATTGGCAAAAGTacacaattttcatatttctttcttcatttgtAACAAATTAGAATTCATAGGTCAACTTTTGTAtgcattattataattgtatttacagTCGTGCATTATCATCTAATTCATTCAGATTAACACGTTTACTGCCAGACTGAtgctcttgaaaatttctattgcgATTAAGTTTTGTTTCTAGACTATTGGAagctacataatcaaacatttattgtaatatttattcgtataaCTTCGTTgaagtttaagaatttaattcaaatttattttctttgttactgaacattcaaaattaattctgtttgttcttcagtgaataccactgtcacccatatgtgggtgacacggcgatcaacgtgttaattctCTTCCAATCAGAATATCGCGATTTGtggtacaattttctttttttcttcttcatttacGTATCGAAAGTACGGAATACGTTTCGATGATTAGCCTCGTGCACAATCGCGCCAATATGCATCCACATCGCCCCCTATTAGTGCCGTTGGATAATTTCTCCGAGGAATTTATCGGTTGGTACGTTGGAAGGGAATAAAGAATTGATGTTTGTCAGGACTTGCGtcggtaaattatttttacgcgaggaaaagaaattaatatcgggCTGGATTATTACAATCGGTATCGAACCTTGATAATACCCACCGGACACGAGATGAAATTACCGCAGCCATTTCTACCTTTGAGGTATCGCGAAGCTCGTAAACTACTTTCGTTTCTTATTTAGTATTTACCCTGTAAACGTTGATAGCTTAAACACGAGGAAAGTGTACTCGCGGCTTGATAAACGAAAAGTACATTTCGTAAGGTGTTTTACCGACgagatatatatgtacataatttacCAAGTGTAGTTTACTTCTCTGTACGATTTACCATCATAGGGTTATCAGTTTcgaatctaaaaatattacgaaacgTTTTCTCTAGTTTTATAGTATTTCGACGAAGGTATCGCGTACGCGTGCATGTCAGAAGGTCAATATCGATCCTTTTACCCTGCATCCTTATTTCGGTCACTGTAACATCGATACAGACGCGAAAAAGCACTCTGCGATTTACTTCTTACGACACAGCGGATTAGCGTAATTCAAACGGTGTCGTTCGAGAAGCATTTTCTGTTCGTGAGATCTATCTTGTTACCAACAAATGCGCGTACAGTTCGCGAGGATAAATTCTTTCGGTTTAACGAACGGGTGACTTTATATACtgctttaacacgttggtagCCACCTCATCCAGaatatgggtgacaggactctttattaaggaacaaaaaaaaaaaaattgaatttcaaaggtgagacaataatgaaaataattctggacaggattcgtgaatttgacgacgttcaaaatataaatactacgatagatgttaaattatctaatttttaatagtctcgagacaaaattttaactcaacaattttaacttaacaattttcacgagATTTAGCTTGGCAACCAACAGTGTTTTTCTTCacaaaacaaataatgattaatatttacatagtGCAAACGTTTCTCGTatcatttaaagtttttccAGCTCTTGCCTCCAATGTTCATTTCgtctgtatacatataactgACGCGTGTAATTAGGCTTATGTACATAGATGGCACTACCGGcgtgaaaaatgaatcgcGGTGCTCCGAGGTGAAAGAAATCCTTTGCTTCGGAAGTAAATTGAGTTTATTTcgagaattgaattttgaaaattttatattcgacgTAGCAATGAAATATCACTTTTCGAAGTTTGAATTTTGAGACAAGACGATGCGAAATGATTCAGTCGTTGAGGGgatatcctgaattaggaggtctgaaagaagcggtttttcgtgaatttttttaggacgGAAAACGATAATtcattctatcgaacttttcatcctattttcatacatatttgagtagtctgtagaaattttgtcaacaagtaatattcaaattgagtcgactggcGACGCTCATTTGTAGATCACGTcacaattaaaagttttaattttaatttcctcctgtcggcgggaaagatgcaggtcgtaattttggtttgacacaacaaaaaaaaaccgaaataaatgttcatttccatacatttttcttctatgtgaactaagaaaaatgttgttcaATGTAACATAGTTTCATACGTTGTAGAATTGTAAATGAAgaatattgaagaaaatcaTTTACTTGTCTTTCGCGATATATGGATCCAGTCATATCAGccgaactaagaaaaacccgcaaaaatggcGTAAATGTGAacttactgcaagtttgaaaaaaaaagaacgagttctttggatgaaaaaaaaatcactttaactcgataaaaaagttgtttaaaattttttttttgtatgaattttcttagttcacatggaagaaaaatgtgtgaaaatgaaattttcttttggtttttttttttttgtgtcaaggCAAAATTACGACCAGCATCTTTCCTCGCCGATAAGagattttaattgtgaggtgcgtCATcatctacaaatgtgcgtcgccAGTCGACtcgatttgaatatttcttgttgacaaaatttctacagactactcaGATATGTacgaaaataggataaaaagttcgatggaattaattacttttttccatccgaaaaaaattcgcgaaaaaccGCTTTGTTATACCTtctaattcaggatagcccCTTAAGAAAGACTAGGCTAAAGAAGTTGTAGAGTTTAGAAAGATGGGTACGAAAGTTTGGTGGTAGTTGATCCGAGATCAAGTAATCGAAGAAAATCGAACTGGATAAAATTGTAGAGAATCGTTGAAAGTAATCCGCGTAAAACTGTACAAGAGAAGCCTCGCGAGTGGTAGCCACGATCGTTCGTCGCTTGGCGAAGATCGACAAAGAAGATGGATAAGTGGCTTTCGCGCGAGCTGAGCAATATTTAGAAGCTTAAATTAGCAGAGGTAGACTCTTTTTTACATTAGGAAAACAGTATTAACCTGTGTAACCATCTTTTAACCTGTGTACTTATTCGATATTGCAGGAAACATATCTTTTTGTTGTTGGtattatcgaataaatcgaaaagTATAGAAATTCTGGGGACAGATGCAATACCGATAATCGACCCTCggagatttatttatacagtgggtgtagaatgtattcgtacgtcgatcaatttcttaaaaaacttttgtgtgaaattgtagtttattaatttcttttttttataaacaatggtattttacatattctcggaaatctttagaatagatgtagtccaaacaatagttattagtttatataatttgcgaaattgaCAAGAACATACGAAAAATTGCTAGAGATATAGaggcaataaatattcgtaggatttttataacgaaccgtttacagtagaatttgtaacataaacacgTCAGTTTATAGCTTCGTACGaattggaaacatcaaatttacTGCAAAGAAgccttaaaaaatgtttcaatacaAGAGTGGAAGAGGATCCTATCCCGAGTAACAtcaaatttagttaatttaccTAATGTCTAGAAGAGTTCcagcaattataaaatcaaaatgaaatcccacgagatattaattatttataaattaatgtaaatttcattttttttttgttaacgaagtttcgaaaatttaacatttgttcgaatatttattgcttctatatttctatcgatttattgtttttaaccgacttcgaaaagaaggaggttactcaattcgacatgtatatatatttttttttctcttgttaattttgcaacttatatatataactaattttgtttatactggATCTATTGTAGAGATTTTCAAGAATacgtagaatatcattgtttacaaaagagaagttaataaattacaattgaacgtagttttttttttttttttaattgaccagcgtacgaatacttactacacccactgtatacaCTGTATACACTGTATATTCCAGCACGATACACGTTTTGTTCGTTGTCTGAACGGACAGAATGATCCAGCGTAATAAACGCGACTGTCCCTTAGAAAAAGGGACAcgttatttgaatatttcgagCGCGGGTATTTTCCGAGGGTATTTTCAGTGTGTATCCGTGCGTGGTAATATAGGGGATGAGACGAACGTCAGTGAGAAAACAATAGCTGGATATAAAATCCCTCGAAACAAATATTCACTGTTGATGAAAATGGATTTTAGACGAGGTCAGTATAAACATGAACGAACGGAACCGATGcgaaatttattgtttcattcGAAATGGATAATGGCGGACGCGTGTACGATGTTGTCGTTATAGCTTGTTCGAATTGCGAACGGAAATatgtcgcgaataaattagagGAGAGATCGCGAAATTCGTGTACAGGGttgaacataattttatagggatttcttttttttaaattctttcggTAAACACGAGGGTCCAAGAAATACGGAaccattcgaataaaaaattgttctttcaatagttaacaaaaatatgttaagGAGGCTCTAGggcaaatagaaataacgccaagaaaatgataaaaatttgtatacgggTTAGACTTTATCCCAAAAACGCCCACAAAAAATGTTGGGAAGGCTAGGGTACCTAAAagctaagaaataaatttcaatttttcactctTTAACGTGGACTCTTCTGGGAAAATGCGTTTTCAACGCGCCCAATTACGTGCTACAAAGTAATCGACGCCGAGATTGGATCGAAAATTGTatgcaaaatagaaaaatatttaaagaacatATATTGATTCACAAAATACTCCGAGGGTACttgtagtattaataataaattaaagaatactgGCACGCTGTACGAGAGGTTGGGAAACGCGGGTTCAAATACAAACAGTACCGTAGtttgtctgaaaataattgattcatATTACTTTATGgtacaatataaatacaatagaTATAATAACGACTAAAaggaaacataatttaattccactGGAGAGTCTCTGTTAAAAGTTTGGAGATATAAAGTGTCGCTCGACTGCAAACGGGAGACTTACGGCTTAAATGGAATCCCGTCTTTGAAAGATTAAAGCCAgcaatttcttctttgaagGGTTTAAGACGGTAGGAGATCTTGAAAAATACCGCGTCtgatcaatttttgaaaaatggagCGCGTGTGTACCATCTCGGACACGACGAAAGCGATTAATTTGCGAGGCTAATTGGTACGAGACACGGGAGACGAATAATTTAGAAAGTGAACGGAAGAGAGACTCGAGACAAACGACCCGAGGTAATGAAGCGCTAGTAACGACACCAAAGGTTGGCTGGTATCAAAAGAAGATCGTGCTTTGCATCTGTTAGGATTGGAAGGAAATTCTGCGAGCTTCTTTCAAATAAGCAGCgcataaatttgaatatacgGAATGATTCTAGAAAGTGGGACAACTTACATCTCTTTTCTAAGCGAGGGTGCACAATAGAGATGGCGTGCAAAATCACTGACCGTTATTTATCACAGTGATTGCAAAATCACGATCACGATggtgatttaatttcattcgcgaGGGTGTTCGTGATTTAATTTCATGCACGAGCGTGATCGTTATTCTTTTATCTTGCTAGAATTGCGTGACCGCAATTCTTgatcttaattaaattactttttatacaatgtttcaatatgtatatatatagtttgCATAAGAAATCCGTATATAATATCAACTTCAATTACctttattaagtaaattagtagatcatttattttgtgtggtgGCTACTTCAGTCCCGtgcgaaagaatattttctaaagcaGGATTacttttaaaggaaaaaagaaacagattgcAAGCAGAGAAATGATCTATGCTATTATTCTTGAATTACctttattaagtaaattagtagatcatttattttgtgtggtgGCTACTTCAGTCCCGTGCGAAAGAATCATTTCTAAAGCAGGATTACTTTtaacggaaaaaagaaacagattgcAAGCAGAGAAACGATCTATGCTGTTATTCTTGAACAGCGATACATAGTtacttatttgttattatatatattttactccattgttattttgttctttgtattttatttatagtattcgcattatgttttatgtattaattatattattctctaacagtgttacattttttaaaagtccAAAGACGCTTACAACTAAACTAAGACTCgcaattcataattattgacTTATATTCATTACTCTTCACTGTTCCTCGTTAAAGCATtcctttatttactattctttACTTTACTATTCTTTATCAAAAATGTACGGAAAGGATACAAGTTCGTATCAATTTAGCAACACTTGGTAGCGTAATAAGGCATCTAATGTATCCttaacactttaaataaatacggatACGGAAACGAGGCAAACATAtcgacaaacttcagatttattcgaaatccAAGGTTTTGTCCATCACTGCTATTTAACACGTAAAATGGCCCaacgaaaaatgtaatcaTTTAAGGCGCAATGGTATTGAAACGCCATCGAATCATCGAATacaaacgttttctttttcctttggTTCCTTTGGTTTGTGTTTGTGCACGTTTCTCGCAGTGTGACCATTT is a window from the Hylaeus volcanicus isolate JK05 chromosome 7, UHH_iyHylVolc1.0_haploid, whole genome shotgun sequence genome containing:
- the LOC128879620 gene encoding WD repeat domain-containing protein 83, which produces MDVEYNLVREIDCKQGAVRAVRFSVDGTYCLTCGSDRKLKLWNPHRGVALKIYGGHGDEVMDACASCDSSQLVSCGLDKSVILWDVATGTPVRRLRGHAGPVNAVRFNEESSMVVSGSRDNSVMCWDVRSKVQDPVQCLGEAKDSISSIRVSDHEILTASFDGKIRRYDIRVGEMYGDYMGDAVTCASFTRDGQCIVVSCADAVIRLMDKDSGELLGEFTGHEANNLCLESSVDIQDTHILSGSADGKLWIWDLVSQKVVAKLSGFKPTKHPVVSLSVHPQVNCFLASNGSSILMWSAASLVQE